In Nocardia yunnanensis, one DNA window encodes the following:
- a CDS encoding acyl-CoA dehydrogenase family protein has protein sequence MIMSTRDTATKRDTSAVGLNPVKRDWMGAAMRVMTTITGSELAEKYKLRKPIERLTYEGTKTGFRMLGAATRAFEKVAGGGAPKRLPANESRKKDYFDLTPTDEQQMIVETVREFAAEILRPAAYEADNSAKAPRDLLERASELGITLINVPEEFEGAASERGAVTNSLVAEALAHGDMGLALPLLAPSGVAVALSQWGTDAQQQTYLGAFAGENVPQASVVIAEPQALFDPFALKTKATRSPSGFRLNGVKTLVPAAGDAELFIVAAELDGRPTFFIVESNTDGVVIEADPSMGMRAAGLGRLILNNVAVPTTALLGDSEGAVRAEEYADAVRLARLGWASLAVGTGQAVLDYVIPYVKEREAFGEPIAHRQAVAFMVANMAIELDGLRLVTLRGASRAEQGLSFAREAALAKKLATDKGMQIGLDGVQLLGGHGFTKEHPVERWYRDLRGVGVAEGIVLI, from the coding sequence GTGATTATGAGCACTCGAGACACCGCAACGAAGCGGGATACCTCCGCCGTTGGCCTGAACCCGGTCAAACGCGACTGGATGGGCGCGGCGATGCGGGTCATGACGACCATCACGGGGTCCGAACTCGCCGAGAAGTACAAGCTGCGCAAGCCGATCGAACGCCTCACCTACGAGGGCACCAAGACCGGTTTCCGCATGCTCGGCGCCGCGACCCGCGCGTTCGAGAAGGTCGCCGGCGGTGGCGCTCCGAAACGGCTGCCCGCCAACGAGTCTCGCAAGAAGGATTACTTCGACCTCACCCCGACCGACGAGCAGCAGATGATCGTCGAGACGGTGCGTGAGTTCGCCGCCGAGATCCTGCGCCCGGCCGCGTACGAGGCCGACAACTCCGCCAAGGCCCCGCGCGATCTGCTCGAGCGCGCCTCCGAGCTGGGCATCACCCTCATCAACGTGCCCGAGGAGTTCGAGGGCGCCGCGTCCGAGCGTGGCGCGGTCACCAATTCCCTGGTGGCCGAGGCGCTCGCGCACGGCGACATGGGTCTGGCGCTGCCGCTGCTTGCGCCGAGCGGTGTCGCGGTCGCGCTGTCGCAGTGGGGTACCGACGCGCAGCAGCAGACCTACCTGGGTGCGTTCGCCGGGGAGAACGTGCCGCAGGCGTCGGTCGTCATCGCCGAGCCGCAGGCGCTGTTCGATCCGTTCGCGTTGAAGACCAAGGCGACTCGCTCGCCCAGTGGTTTCCGCCTCAACGGTGTCAAGACGCTGGTTCCGGCCGCCGGGGACGCCGAACTGTTCATCGTGGCCGCCGAGCTGGACGGCCGCCCGACGTTCTTCATCGTCGAGTCCAACACCGACGGTGTCGTGATCGAGGCGGATCCGAGCATGGGCATGCGGGCCGCGGGCCTGGGCCGGCTGATCCTCAACAATGTCGCGGTGCCGACCACCGCGCTGCTGGGCGACTCCGAGGGCGCGGTGCGCGCCGAGGAGTACGCCGACGCCGTGCGGCTGGCCCGGCTGGGCTGGGCCTCGCTGGCCGTCGGCACCGGCCAGGCCGTGCTGGACTACGTGATTCCGTATGTGAAGGAGCGCGAGGCGTTCGGCGAGCCGATCGCCCACCGGCAGGCGGTCGCGTTCATGGTCGCCAATATGGCGATCGAACTGGACGGTCTTCGTCTCGTGACGCTGCGGGGTGCGTCGCGCGCGGAGCAGGGTCTGTCGTTCGCTCGTGAGGCGGCGCTGGCCAAGAAGCTGGCCACCGACAAGGGCATGCAGATCGGCCTGGACGGTGTGCAGCTGCTGGGTGGCCACGGCTTCACCAAGGAGCACCCGGTCGAGCGCTGGTACCGCGACCTTCGCGGCGTCGGCGTCGCCGAAGGCATCGTCCTCATCTGA
- a CDS encoding glycosyltransferase family 39 protein, with protein sequence MNRRPHTGGETYWIAGIFAVVLTALSRRYGYHRDELYFLAAGRRLDWGYPDQPPLVPLLARAMSAIDPNSVMLLRVPATAAATVVVLCAGFYARELGGGRVARALAAGAVASAGLLAVGGHMLSTAIVDLAVWSVLVLFVLRLLRTPFEPRWWLAIGVVAGIGVQNKALIVVPLAALACALLLLGPREVFATRYFPIALGLAAVISAPYVIWQARNGWPQWALSRAIAGGSSGSSNTRIEFVLLQLGMIGPLLVPLWMAGLWWLGRQSRYRVFALTYAVLFLIYLIMVGKSYYLGGMYPLLLAAGAVAAEPWLTGHRIRTAAVVSALVASAVFSALMLLPTLPMSALRAPSAVLAINKETAETVGWPQFTAQIADVRAHSAPDAEILTANYGEAAALEHFGAPYGLPTPHSVHNAYWWWGAPDDSRPVLVIGMPVDQVSRFCRDAKPLGRIDNGLGIHNLEQGRALVLCRTPRRPWSEMWLAMRNLG encoded by the coding sequence ATGAATCGACGGCCGCACACAGGTGGCGAAACCTACTGGATAGCGGGGATTTTCGCGGTCGTGCTGACCGCGCTCTCCCGCCGATACGGCTACCACCGCGACGAACTCTATTTCCTGGCCGCCGGACGGCGATTGGACTGGGGATATCCCGATCAGCCACCACTGGTGCCACTGCTGGCCCGCGCGATGTCGGCCATCGACCCGAATTCGGTGATGCTGCTGCGTGTTCCGGCCACGGCGGCGGCGACCGTCGTGGTGTTGTGCGCCGGATTCTACGCGCGCGAACTCGGCGGCGGCCGGGTGGCGCGGGCGCTCGCGGCGGGAGCGGTGGCGTCGGCGGGTCTGCTGGCAGTGGGCGGCCACATGCTCAGCACCGCCATCGTCGATCTGGCGGTGTGGTCGGTGCTGGTCCTGTTCGTGCTGCGGCTGCTGCGCACGCCTTTCGAGCCGCGCTGGTGGCTCGCGATCGGGGTGGTCGCAGGGATCGGCGTGCAGAACAAGGCGCTGATCGTGGTTCCCCTCGCGGCCCTGGCCTGCGCGCTGCTGCTGCTCGGCCCGCGAGAAGTGTTCGCCACCAGGTACTTTCCGATCGCGCTCGGCCTCGCGGCGGTGATCAGCGCCCCGTATGTGATCTGGCAAGCCCGCAACGGCTGGCCGCAGTGGGCGTTGAGCCGGGCCATCGCCGGCGGCTCCTCGGGCAGCTCGAACACGCGAATCGAATTCGTGCTGTTGCAACTCGGGATGATCGGGCCGCTGTTGGTTCCACTGTGGATGGCGGGCCTGTGGTGGCTGGGCCGGCAGTCCCGATATCGGGTGTTCGCGCTCACCTACGCGGTGCTGTTCCTCATCTATCTGATCATGGTCGGCAAGTCCTACTACCTCGGTGGCATGTATCCGCTCCTGCTCGCCGCCGGAGCCGTCGCCGCCGAACCGTGGCTCACCGGTCACCGGATACGCACGGCCGCTGTGGTTTCGGCCCTCGTGGCCAGTGCGGTCTTCTCGGCGCTCATGCTGCTGCCGACCCTGCCGATGTCCGCGCTGCGCGCCCCGTCGGCGGTACTCGCGATCAATAAGGAGACCGCCGAAACCGTCGGCTGGCCGCAGTTCACCGCGCAGATCGCCGATGTCCGTGCGCATTCCGCGCCGGACGCGGAAATCCTCACCGCCAACTACGGCGAGGCGGCAGCGCTGGAGCATTTCGGCGCGCCCTACGGGTTACCGACCCCGCACAGCGTGCACAACGCCTACTGGTGGTGGGGTGCGCCCGACGACAGCCGCCCGGTGCTCGTCATCGGTATGCCCGTCGATCAGGTGAGCCGGTTCTGCCGCGACGCGAAACCGTTGGGCCGCATCGACAATGGCCTCGGCATCCACAATCTCGAGCAGGGACGAGCCCTCGTGCTCTGCCGCACGCCCCGCCGCCCGTGGTCCGAGATGTGGCTCGCCATGCGAAATCTCGGCTGA
- the hisN gene encoding histidinol-phosphatase: MTRYSTDLELALQLADAADAITRERFGALDLKIDSKPDLTPVSDADLAVERAVRDILATDRPGDLVLGEEFGGDIEFTGRQWVIDPIDGTKNFVRGVPVWASLISLLEDGVPVVGVVSAPALARRWWAASGSGAWSSFEGGEPRAIAVSAVAELGAASLAISSLSGWRAIGRRAKLIALTDEVWRVRGYGDFFGYALLAEGAVDIVTEPELSLWDMAALDVLIREAGGTFTALDGRPGPHGGSAVATNGHLQDQVLAALQA, encoded by the coding sequence GTGACCCGATACTCCACCGACTTGGAACTCGCGCTGCAGCTGGCCGACGCGGCCGACGCCATCACCCGGGAACGGTTCGGTGCGCTCGATTTGAAGATCGATTCCAAGCCGGATCTGACGCCGGTCTCGGATGCCGATCTGGCCGTGGAGCGTGCGGTTCGGGACATTCTCGCCACCGACCGGCCGGGCGACCTGGTGCTCGGCGAGGAGTTCGGCGGTGACATCGAGTTCACCGGTCGGCAGTGGGTCATCGACCCGATCGACGGGACCAAGAACTTCGTGCGCGGGGTCCCGGTGTGGGCCTCGCTCATCTCGCTGCTCGAGGACGGCGTGCCGGTGGTGGGCGTCGTGAGCGCGCCCGCGCTGGCGCGGCGCTGGTGGGCGGCGTCGGGCTCGGGCGCGTGGAGCAGTTTCGAGGGCGGCGAGCCGCGGGCGATCGCGGTGTCGGCGGTGGCCGAACTGGGCGCGGCGAGCCTGGCCATCTCCAGCCTGTCGGGCTGGCGGGCGATCGGGCGGCGCGCCAAGCTGATCGCGCTCACCGACGAGGTGTGGCGGGTGCGCGGGTACGGCGACTTCTTCGGCTACGCGCTGCTGGCCGAGGGCGCGGTCGACATCGTCACCGAACCCGAACTGTCGCTGTGGGACATGGCGGCGCTGGATGTGCTGATTCGCGAGGCGGGCGGCACCTTCACCGCGCTGGACGGGCGGCCTGGGCCGCACGGCGGCAGCGCGGTGGCGACCAACGGCCACCTTCAGGACCAGGTGCTGGCGGCGCTGCAGGCCTGA
- a CDS encoding NADPH-dependent FMN reductase, with translation MSSTTLRLAVIIGSVREGRFGPVVAKWFAERARAHGGFEVDVIDLADYRLPHELPAVPLVMDPSPARPGQGDELAARLAAADAFVVVTPDINRSFPASLKTAIDWHFSEWDRKTVGFVGYSGKSGGLLAIEGLRAVFNELNAHTVKDYVSFSRYFLLFDESGALREPAEYEDAATRLLDQLRWWATALSSARAAAIAA, from the coding sequence ATGAGCAGCACGACTCTGCGCCTCGCGGTGATCATCGGCAGTGTCCGGGAGGGGCGTTTCGGGCCGGTGGTCGCGAAGTGGTTCGCCGAGCGAGCGCGGGCGCACGGCGGGTTCGAGGTGGATGTCATCGATCTGGCCGATTACCGCCTGCCACACGAGTTGCCGGCGGTGCCGCTGGTGATGGATCCGAGTCCGGCCCGGCCCGGGCAGGGTGACGAGCTGGCGGCCCGGCTGGCGGCCGCGGATGCGTTCGTGGTGGTCACGCCGGATATCAATCGCAGCTTTCCGGCCTCGCTCAAGACCGCGATCGACTGGCACTTCTCCGAATGGGATCGCAAGACGGTCGGTTTCGTCGGGTACAGCGGCAAGTCGGGCGGTCTGCTCGCCATCGAGGGGCTGCGCGCGGTCTTCAACGAGCTCAACGCGCACACGGTCAAGGATTACGTCTCCTTCTCCCGCTACTTCCTGCTCTTCGACGAGTCCGGCGCCCTGCGTGAACCGGCCGAATACGAGGACGCCGCCACCCGGCTCCTCGATCAGCTGCGGTGGTGGGCGACGGCGTTGAGCAGCGCCCGCGCCGCGGCGATCGCGGCCTGA
- a CDS encoding DUF732 domain-containing protein, translating into MRERLFVTMRKLAAASLIAAFPLFGMGVANAGPFDTGSSSGSAQPRTPNESTFLQKVREDGYAVDDENRVVQDGYAACGVLRSGGTMVDAAMVLGHRGLSDDAMIDVTLDAAYYLCPEFKNAPID; encoded by the coding sequence ATGAGAGAAAGACTTTTCGTCACCATGCGCAAACTCGCCGCCGCCTCGCTCATCGCCGCCTTCCCGCTGTTCGGGATGGGCGTGGCGAACGCCGGCCCCTTCGACACCGGTTCCTCCTCCGGGTCGGCCCAGCCTCGCACCCCCAACGAGAGCACGTTCCTGCAGAAGGTGCGGGAGGACGGCTATGCCGTCGACGACGAAAACCGGGTTGTCCAAGATGGTTACGCCGCCTGCGGGGTGCTCCGCAGCGGCGGCACGATGGTGGACGCCGCGATGGTGCTGGGCCATCGCGGCCTGTCCGACGACGCCATGATCGACGTGACGCTCGACGCGGCCTACTACCTCTGCCCGGAATTCAAGAACGCGCCCATCGACTGA
- a CDS encoding helix-turn-helix domain-containing protein, giving the protein MSENELGLFLRLRREAVTPAEVGLPTGARRRTPGLRRAELATLAGVSVEYLTRLEQGRDRHPSASVLMAFADALRLTPAQRVHLLGFAKAGDPNYNCRGGSGPNRGVRPAVRAMLDQLEPAPAALMNRLGEVLAVTDGYRALFGPIGLLDGGLPGSYPRYVLTDPRARTAYPDWDHKADKVVATLKQGPGRADPHVNALLEELSATAGAEFTRRLDTIPGLPDTNGVGRLTHPETGELRLAYETLNLSADDDQYLMVYLPADDATATALDRLVGRRPGGLRAVAG; this is encoded by the coding sequence GTGAGCGAGAACGAGCTGGGACTGTTCCTGCGGCTGCGGCGGGAGGCGGTCACGCCGGCCGAGGTCGGGTTGCCGACGGGGGCGCGGCGGCGGACCCCCGGCTTGCGGCGCGCCGAATTGGCCACGCTCGCAGGGGTTTCGGTGGAATATCTGACGCGGCTCGAGCAGGGGCGGGATCGGCATCCGTCGGCCTCGGTGCTGATGGCGTTCGCGGACGCGCTGCGGCTGACGCCCGCGCAGCGGGTGCATCTGCTCGGCTTCGCCAAAGCCGGTGACCCGAACTACAACTGCCGCGGCGGTTCCGGACCCAATCGGGGCGTCCGGCCGGCCGTGCGGGCCATGCTGGATCAGCTCGAACCCGCGCCCGCGGCTCTCATGAACCGGCTCGGCGAGGTCCTCGCGGTGACCGACGGCTACCGCGCGCTGTTCGGTCCGATCGGACTGCTCGACGGCGGCCTGCCCGGCAGCTACCCCCGCTACGTCCTCACCGATCCGCGCGCCCGCACCGCCTACCCGGACTGGGATCACAAGGCCGACAAGGTAGTCGCCACCCTCAAACAGGGGCCCGGCCGCGCGGACCCCCACGTCAACGCACTCCTCGAGGAGCTGTCGGCCACCGCCGGCGCCGAGTTCACCCGCCGCCTCGACACCATCCCCGGCCTGCCCGACACCAATGGCGTCGGCCGCCTCACCCACCCCGAAACGGGCGAGCTGCGCCTGGCCTACGAAACCCTCAACCTCTCGGCCGACGACGACCAATACCTCATGGTCTACCTGCCCGCCGACGACGCCACCGCCACCGCCCTGGACCGCCTCGTCGGCCGCCGTCCGGGCGGGCTTCGAGCCGTCGCGGGTTGA
- the prfB gene encoding peptide chain release factor 2: MHPDVSADLAELDTTLKTIESVLDIDELARRIDELEQQAADPELWNNQEHAQAVTSELSHAQAELRRVRELRQRLEDLPVLYELAEAEEGADRTAALADADAERAGLHADIEAMEVRTLLSGEYDKREALVNIRSGAGGVDAADWAQMLMRMYVRWAESHKYSVEIYDTSYAEEAGIKSATFAVKVPYAYGTLSVEMGTHRLVRISPFDNQGRRQTSFAEVEVLPVVETTDHIEIPENEVRVDVYRSSGPGGQSVNTTDSAVRLTHIPTGIVVTCQNEKSQLQNKISAMRVLQAKLLERKRQEERAQMDALKTNEGASWGNQMRSYVLHPYQMVKDLRTGYEVNNPSAVLDGDIDAFIESGIRWRMREQATN; the protein is encoded by the coding sequence GTGCATCCTGACGTCTCCGCTGACTTGGCCGAACTCGACACCACTCTGAAGACCATCGAGTCGGTGCTCGATATCGACGAGCTGGCCCGCCGCATCGATGAGCTGGAACAGCAGGCGGCCGACCCGGAACTGTGGAACAACCAGGAACACGCCCAGGCCGTCACCAGTGAACTCTCGCACGCGCAGGCCGAATTGCGCCGGGTGCGCGAACTGCGCCAGCGGCTCGAGGATCTGCCGGTGCTCTACGAGCTGGCCGAGGCCGAGGAGGGCGCCGATCGCACCGCGGCGCTCGCCGACGCGGACGCCGAGCGGGCCGGCTTGCACGCCGATATCGAGGCGATGGAAGTCCGGACCCTGCTCTCGGGCGAGTACGACAAGCGTGAGGCACTGGTCAATATTCGCTCCGGCGCGGGCGGCGTGGACGCCGCGGACTGGGCGCAGATGCTGATGCGCATGTACGTGCGCTGGGCCGAGAGCCACAAGTACTCGGTCGAGATCTACGACACCTCGTACGCGGAAGAGGCGGGCATCAAGTCGGCGACCTTCGCGGTGAAGGTGCCCTACGCGTACGGGACGCTGTCGGTCGAAATGGGTACGCACCGACTGGTCCGTATCAGCCCGTTCGACAACCAGGGCCGCCGCCAGACCTCCTTCGCCGAGGTCGAGGTGCTGCCCGTGGTCGAGACCACCGACCACATCGAGATCCCGGAGAACGAGGTCCGCGTGGACGTCTACCGGTCCTCGGGCCCGGGCGGCCAGTCGGTCAACACCACCGACTCCGCGGTGCGCCTCACCCACATTCCGACCGGCATCGTCGTCACCTGTCAGAACGAGAAATCGCAGCTGCAGAACAAGATTTCGGCCATGCGCGTGCTGCAGGCCAAGCTGCTCGAGCGCAAGCGCCAGGAAGAACGCGCCCAGATGGACGCGCTCAAGACCAACGAGGGCGCGTCCTGGGGCAACCAGATGCGCTCCTACGTGCTGCATCCGTATCAGATGGTCAAAGATCTGCGTACGGGGTATGAGGTCAACAACCCGTCGGCCGTGCTCGACGGTGACATCGACGCGTTCATCGAATCCGGTATTCGGTGGCGCATGAGGGAACAGGCAACCAACTAG
- a CDS encoding mechanosensitive ion channel family protein, with product MHFLAAGSGADFGNWLRSSGLEIVLLIVGAMLFSRAATFLRDRITRKIDAGFRSSDSLVRSEAAKHRHALAQVITWVVLSIVYFLVSLEVLRRLGFELGGLVAPAAVLGAALGFGAQRIVQDLLAGFFLITERQYGFGDVVRIAVTGNPTDAEGTVEDVTLRITTLRSADGEVITVPNGQIVKVTNLSKDWARAAIDVPVPATADINKVNEILHDVGAKAFADRKLKTLLLDEPSVMGVEDLTVNQMNIKMVARTLPGKQFEVGRELRVRVAAALRREGLSETT from the coding sequence ATGCATTTTCTCGCCGCTGGCTCGGGGGCCGATTTCGGGAACTGGCTCCGCTCCAGCGGGCTCGAGATCGTGCTGTTGATCGTCGGAGCCATGCTGTTCAGTCGCGCGGCGACGTTCCTGCGCGACCGCATCACCCGCAAGATCGACGCCGGGTTCCGCAGCAGCGATTCGCTGGTGCGTTCCGAGGCCGCCAAACACCGACATGCGTTGGCGCAGGTCATCACCTGGGTCGTGTTGTCCATCGTCTACTTCCTGGTGTCGCTGGAAGTGTTGCGGCGCTTGGGTTTCGAACTCGGGGGTCTGGTGGCCCCGGCTGCGGTCCTCGGTGCCGCACTGGGTTTCGGTGCGCAGCGCATCGTGCAGGATCTGCTCGCGGGATTCTTCCTGATCACGGAGCGGCAGTACGGATTCGGTGATGTTGTGCGCATCGCAGTCACTGGAAACCCCACCGACGCCGAGGGTACGGTCGAGGACGTCACGTTGCGCATCACGACTCTGCGTAGCGCCGACGGTGAAGTGATAACTGTCCCGAACGGTCAGATCGTGAAAGTGACCAATCTGTCGAAGGATTGGGCGCGTGCCGCCATCGACGTGCCCGTACCCGCGACCGCCGACATCAACAAGGTCAACGAGATCCTGCACGACGTGGGCGCCAAGGCCTTCGCCGATCGCAAGCTGAAAACGCTGCTGCTGGACGAACCCAGTGTGATGGGTGTCGAAGATCTCACCGTCAATCAGATGAACATCAAGATGGTGGCCCGGACGCTACCGGGCAAACAGTTCGAAGTCGGGCGCGAGTTGCGGGTGCGGGTTGCCGCGGCACTGCGCCGGGAGGGTCTGAGTGAAACCACGTAA
- the ftsE gene encoding cell division ATP-binding protein FtsE, translated as MITLRNVTKSYQTSTRPALDNVSVDIGKGEFVFVIGPSGSGKSTFMSLLLKDETPTSGEVWVADFRVDKLPGRKVPHLRQRMGCVFQDFRLLQQKTVEQNVAFALEVIGKSRAFINRSVPEALDMVGLAGKADRLPGELSGGEQQRVALARAFVNRPLVLLADEPTGNLDPETSQDIMTLLERINRTGTTVVMATHDNTIVDAMRRRVVELDRGRIVRDDEMGVYGVGR; from the coding sequence GTGATAACCCTGCGCAACGTCACCAAGTCGTATCAGACCTCGACGCGGCCGGCGCTGGACAATGTCTCCGTCGATATCGGAAAAGGCGAGTTCGTCTTCGTTATCGGGCCTTCGGGCTCCGGCAAGTCCACGTTCATGTCGCTGCTGCTCAAGGACGAGACACCGACCTCCGGTGAGGTGTGGGTGGCCGACTTCCGGGTCGACAAGCTGCCCGGGCGCAAGGTCCCGCATCTGCGTCAGCGCATGGGATGCGTGTTCCAGGACTTCCGGCTGCTGCAGCAGAAGACCGTGGAACAGAACGTCGCCTTCGCCCTGGAGGTGATCGGCAAATCCCGGGCATTCATCAATCGCTCGGTGCCGGAGGCGCTCGACATGGTCGGGCTGGCCGGCAAGGCCGACCGGCTGCCGGGGGAACTCTCCGGCGGTGAACAGCAGCGGGTGGCACTGGCCCGCGCCTTCGTGAACCGGCCGCTGGTACTGCTGGCCGACGAACCGACCGGCAACCTCGACCCGGAGACCAGCCAGGACATCATGACGCTGCTCGAACGCATCAACCGCACCGGAACCACGGTGGTCATGGCCACCCACGACAACACCATCGTCGACGCCATGCGCCGGCGCGTGGTCGAACTCGATCGCGGGCGCATCGTGCGCGACGACGAGATGGGCGTGTACGGGGTGGGCCGGTAA
- the ftsX gene encoding permease-like cell division protein FtsX, which produces MRAGFLFNEVFIGLRRNVTMTLAMILTTAVSLTMLGGGLLAVRMADKIQEYYVQRVEIRLYLDDQTSRTDPDCTGQPCASLMADLKKHADVASVQFVNSQDAVKEVRETTFKDQPGLADEVSKDGLPASFRVKLTDVTKYRSIYDDFTKRPGVTTVLNDMDIVDRLVSFFVGLRNAAFGLAALQALAALLLIANMVQVAALARKTEVGIMRLVGATRWYTQLPFLLEAVLAALVGSVLAVAGLFVAQPLVINRALGSLFNDQVLPRITGDDIAAVAMMITPIGIVFAALASYAALRYYVRE; this is translated from the coding sequence ATGCGCGCGGGATTCCTGTTCAACGAGGTCTTCATCGGCCTACGCCGCAATGTCACCATGACGCTGGCGATGATCCTGACCACCGCGGTATCGCTGACCATGCTCGGCGGCGGCCTGCTGGCGGTGCGGATGGCCGACAAGATCCAGGAGTACTACGTCCAGCGCGTCGAGATTCGGCTGTATCTCGACGATCAGACCTCGCGCACCGACCCGGACTGCACCGGGCAGCCGTGCGCGTCGCTCATGGCCGATCTCAAGAAGCACGCGGATGTGGCGAGTGTGCAGTTCGTCAACAGTCAGGACGCGGTGAAGGAGGTCAGGGAGACCACCTTCAAGGATCAGCCCGGGCTCGCCGACGAGGTGAGCAAGGACGGGCTGCCCGCCTCGTTCCGGGTGAAGCTCACCGACGTCACCAAATACCGCTCCATCTATGACGATTTCACCAAACGGCCCGGGGTCACGACCGTGCTCAACGATATGGACATCGTGGATCGGCTGGTCAGCTTCTTCGTCGGATTGCGCAATGCCGCCTTCGGTTTGGCGGCGTTGCAGGCGCTGGCGGCACTGTTGTTGATCGCCAACATGGTTCAGGTCGCGGCCTTGGCGCGTAAGACCGAGGTGGGCATCATGCGGCTGGTCGGTGCGACGCGGTGGTACACGCAGTTGCCGTTCCTGTTGGAGGCGGTGCTGGCCGCGTTGGTGGGATCCGTACTGGCCGTGGCGGGTTTGTTCGTGGCCCAGCCGTTGGTGATCAATCGCGCGCTCGGTTCGCTGTTCAACGATCAGGTGCTGCCGCGTATCACCGGGGACGACATCGCCGCGGTCGCGATGATGATCACACCGATCGGTATCGTCTTCGCCGCGCTCGCCTCGTATGCCGCGTTGCGGTACTACGTTCGCGAATGA